From one Rhizobium lentis genomic stretch:
- a CDS encoding porin: MNIRMVLLASAAAFAASTPVLAADAIVAAEPEPVEYVRVCDAYGTGYFYIPGTETCLKIEGYIRFQVDIGEEPLNGSESNDSDWDARTRGQVQFTAKSDTEYGPLTGVIVMQFNADNASDQDAILDSAYLDIAGFRAGLFYSWWDDGLSGETDDIGSIVTLHNSIRYQYESGTFYAGISVDELEDGFYKTGEEPNNVGVAFGLGGTAGAFSYQLTGGWDFDNEDGAIRAMGTVEIGPGTLGLAAVYSSGPNSYYSAAEWAVAAEYAIKATDKLKITPGVQYYGDYYVAGDDFSDGDAWKVGLTVDYQIVDNFYAKASVQYLDPEDADDSTTGYFRLQRSF; this comes from the coding sequence ATGAACATCAGAATGGTTTTGCTCGCATCAGCAGCAGCATTTGCTGCATCGACGCCGGTTCTTGCAGCTGACGCTATTGTTGCTGCTGAGCCGGAACCGGTTGAATATGTTCGCGTCTGCGACGCTTACGGCACCGGCTACTTCTACATCCCCGGCACCGAAACCTGCCTCAAGATCGAAGGTTACATCCGTTTCCAGGTTGATATCGGTGAAGAGCCGCTCAACGGTTCGGAAAGCAACGACTCGGATTGGGATGCCCGCACCCGCGGTCAGGTTCAGTTCACGGCCAAGAGCGACACCGAGTATGGTCCGCTGACCGGCGTCATCGTCATGCAGTTCAATGCTGACAATGCCTCCGACCAGGATGCCATCCTCGACTCCGCTTACCTCGACATCGCGGGCTTCCGCGCTGGTCTCTTCTACAGCTGGTGGGACGACGGTCTCTCGGGTGAAACCGACGACATCGGCTCGATCGTAACGCTGCATAACTCCATCCGTTATCAGTACGAAAGCGGCACGTTCTACGCTGGCATCAGCGTCGACGAACTGGAAGACGGCTTCTACAAGACCGGCGAAGAGCCGAACAACGTTGGCGTTGCCTTCGGTCTCGGCGGCACTGCAGGTGCCTTCAGCTACCAGCTTACCGGCGGCTGGGACTTCGACAACGAAGACGGCGCTATCCGTGCAATGGGTACGGTTGAAATCGGTCCCGGTACGCTCGGCCTCGCAGCCGTGTACTCTTCCGGCCCGAACTCCTACTACTCCGCAGCTGAATGGGCTGTCGCTGCCGAATATGCTATCAAGGCAACCGACAAGCTCAAGATCACTCCTGGCGTCCAGTACTACGGCGACTACTACGTTGCCGGCGACGACTTCAGCGATGGCGACGCTTGGAAGGTTGGTCTGACGGTTGATTATCAGATCGTCGACAACTTCTACGCCAAGGCTTCGGTTCAGTACCTCGATCCGGAAGATGCTGACGACTCCACGACGGGCTACTTCCGTCTGCAGCGTTCGTTCTAA